A genomic segment from Halomonas sp. TA22 encodes:
- a CDS encoding CoA transferase subunit A yields MSGFDKRVSTYEEAMEGIESGMTVLAGGFGLCGIPENLIAEIKRRGVKDLTVVSNNCGVDGFGLGLLLEDRQIKKILASYVGENALFERQMLDDEIEVVLTPQGTLAEKMRAGGAGIPAFYTATGYGTPIGEGKEVREFNGRHYILEEAITGDFAIVKGWKADRYGNVVYRHTAQNFNPIVATAGRITVVEVEEIVEPGELEPSQIHTPGIYVDRIIQGNFEKRIEKRTVHS; encoded by the coding sequence ATGTCGGGATTCGATAAGCGAGTGAGTACCTACGAAGAGGCCATGGAGGGAATCGAGAGCGGTATGACCGTTCTTGCCGGCGGGTTCGGCCTGTGCGGTATCCCTGAAAACTTGATTGCCGAGATCAAGCGGCGCGGGGTCAAGGACCTCACCGTGGTCTCCAACAACTGTGGCGTCGATGGCTTCGGTCTGGGACTGCTGCTGGAGGATCGCCAGATCAAGAAGATCCTGGCCTCCTACGTTGGCGAAAACGCCCTGTTCGAGCGTCAGATGCTGGATGACGAAATCGAAGTGGTACTGACGCCACAGGGTACCCTGGCCGAGAAGATGCGTGCTGGCGGCGCTGGCATCCCGGCCTTCTACACCGCCACCGGCTACGGCACGCCGATTGGAGAGGGCAAGGAGGTGCGTGAGTTCAATGGCCGCCATTATATCCTGGAAGAGGCGATCACCGGGGACTTCGCCATCGTCAAGGGGTGGAAAGCCGACCGCTACGGCAATGTGGTCTATCGCCATACCGCCCAGAACTTCAACCCCATCGTCGCCACGGCGGGGCGTATCACGGTGGTCGAGGTGGAAGAGATCGTCGAGCCGGGCGAACTCGAACCGAGCCAAATCCATACGCCCGGCATCTATGTCGATCGCATCATCCAGGGCAATTTCGAGAAGCGTATCGAAAAGCGCACGGTTCACAGCTGA
- a CDS encoding CoA transferase subunit B has protein sequence MALSREQMAQRVARELKDGFYVNLGIGIPTLVANYVPDGIDVMLQSENGLLGMGRFPTEEEVDADMINAGKQTVTARPGAAIFSSAESFAMIRGGHVDLTVLGAFEVDQQGNIASWMVPGKLIKGMGGAMDLVAGADNIICTMTHASKHGESKLLEKCTLPLTGAGCINRVLTDLAYLEIENGAFVLKERAPGVSVDEIIAKTAGKLIVPNHVPEIVF, from the coding sequence ATGGCACTTTCCCGCGAACAGATGGCTCAGCGCGTCGCGCGCGAGCTGAAGGATGGTTTCTACGTCAACTTGGGCATCGGTATTCCCACACTGGTGGCCAACTACGTGCCCGATGGGATAGATGTGATGCTCCAGTCCGAGAATGGCCTGCTTGGGATGGGGCGCTTTCCGACCGAGGAGGAGGTCGATGCGGACATGATCAACGCCGGCAAGCAGACCGTGACGGCGCGACCCGGTGCAGCGATCTTCTCCTCCGCGGAGTCCTTCGCGATGATCCGAGGCGGTCATGTGGACCTGACCGTGCTTGGCGCCTTCGAAGTCGATCAGCAGGGCAACATCGCGTCCTGGATGGTACCGGGCAAGCTGATCAAGGGCATGGGCGGCGCCATGGACCTGGTGGCAGGCGCCGACAATATCATCTGCACCATGACCCATGCCTCCAAGCATGGTGAGTCGAAGCTGCTGGAGAAGTGCACGCTGCCATTGACCGGTGCGGGGTGCATCAATCGTGTATTGACCGATCTTGCCTATCTCGAGATCGAGAATGGCGCCTTCGTGCTCAAGGAGCGTGCGCCGGGAGTCAGTGTCGACGAGATCATCGCCAAGACGGCGGGAAAGTTGATCGTCCCGAACCATGTCCCCGAAATCGTCTTCTGA
- a CDS encoding MFS transporter — protein MRSLPATLPILFLCEISFLLGHGLIMTLLGVRMSLEGFPSQMAGLLMSSFSLGFVLGSYLLEKHIRAVGHIRVFAACAALLAVTAMLHGLWVNPWAWLIWRLFGGVATAGLLMVMESWVSGESTNDNRGRVLAWYMVISTLSLAGGQWMLNLADPGTAVLFSVAGILFALSLVPLSIHRIHGPSRASDVTPQKIKLGELFKRAPVGLVGAFTAGLMVQSFFAMTPFYGQEIGLSTAQTAQFMAITTLVALAAQWGLGRLSDHFDRRKVILCMAATMAISGAFISVAARVDFTMLIVVACFHTAMLHTLYSLSLAHTNDWLAPGEIVAANAKLMIWYGIGSIIGPFSASLVMQMVGPDGLWLFLGAAALMLAIFVLIRLRGHYEVPDEIEQEPFVAVPVMETPHYLSELDPRHEPQQYELDLQLEPLAYIDSEA, from the coding sequence GTGCGCAGCTTGCCGGCGACTCTTCCCATACTTTTTCTCTGCGAAATCAGCTTTCTGCTTGGGCATGGCCTGATCATGACCCTGCTTGGTGTGCGCATGTCGCTGGAGGGCTTCCCCTCTCAGATGGCGGGCCTGTTGATGTCGAGCTTCTCGCTGGGGTTCGTGCTGGGCAGCTATCTGCTCGAGAAGCATATCCGTGCGGTGGGTCATATCCGTGTCTTTGCCGCCTGTGCGGCGCTGCTTGCGGTTACCGCCATGCTGCATGGGTTATGGGTCAACCCCTGGGCCTGGCTGATATGGCGACTTTTTGGCGGGGTCGCGACGGCTGGCCTACTGATGGTGATGGAGTCGTGGGTATCGGGGGAGTCAACTAACGACAATCGTGGTCGGGTGCTCGCCTGGTACATGGTGATCTCGACGCTATCGCTGGCCGGCGGGCAGTGGATGCTCAATCTTGCCGACCCCGGCACCGCCGTGCTCTTTTCGGTGGCGGGTATCCTGTTTGCGTTGTCGTTGGTGCCACTTTCGATTCATCGCATCCATGGCCCCAGCCGGGCAAGCGATGTCACGCCGCAGAAGATCAAGCTGGGTGAACTCTTCAAGCGTGCCCCGGTGGGGTTGGTGGGGGCGTTCACCGCTGGCCTGATGGTGCAGTCGTTTTTCGCCATGACGCCTTTCTACGGCCAGGAGATCGGCCTGAGCACCGCTCAGACCGCGCAGTTCATGGCCATTACCACGCTGGTGGCCTTGGCCGCGCAGTGGGGGCTGGGGCGGCTTTCCGATCACTTCGATCGGCGTAAGGTGATCCTATGCATGGCTGCTACCATGGCAATTTCAGGTGCATTTATCTCGGTGGCGGCGCGGGTCGACTTCACGATGCTGATCGTCGTGGCCTGCTTTCATACCGCCATGCTGCATACGCTCTACTCGCTGAGCCTTGCGCATACCAATGACTGGCTGGCGCCCGGCGAAATCGTCGCCGCTAACGCCAAATTGATGATCTGGTACGGTATCGGCTCGATCATCGGCCCCTTCAGCGCCTCGCTGGTGATGCAGATGGTTGGGCCTGATGGCCTGTGGCTATTCCTCGGTGCGGCGGCCTTGATGTTGGCGATCTTCGTGCTGATTCGCTTGCGTGGGCATTACGAGGTGCCCGATGAGATAGAGCAGGAGCCGTTCGTGGCGGTACCGGTAATGGAGACGCCGCACTATCTCAGCGAACTCGACCCGCGCCATGAACCGCAACAGTATGAGCTCGACCTGCAGCTCGAGCCGTTGGCTTATATCGATAGCGAAGCATGA
- a CDS encoding DUF1338 domain-containing protein — protein MQRQEFLQQLWLDYIHLHPELGALRVWPVESTPEYLALLTLNHERFSTSALLPALQHFGYRCVDRHAMADRGLLITLLSPPDDGSWLVLCELQLGTLTRTPLERLTALVNQAHPEDCRGQNLLCRGRPWPMPDWETYRLLERAHPLAAWLAVAGPRLHHAGFDCMGLGHAMAELDERLQQAGLFSNNMRQQGIFPISHLLDYRYYPTCPQRHVFADGDEHRIDLGGLALIQRCLPGSQERAAELLLPQHTRCKIA, from the coding sequence ATGCAACGCCAGGAATTTCTCCAGCAGTTATGGCTCGACTATATTCATCTGCATCCCGAATTGGGTGCCTTGCGGGTTTGGCCCGTAGAGAGCACACCCGAGTATCTTGCCCTGCTGACACTCAACCACGAGCGATTCTCCACATCGGCCCTGCTGCCAGCACTGCAGCACTTCGGCTACCGCTGTGTGGACCGCCATGCCATGGCCGACCGCGGCCTGCTGATCACACTTCTCTCCCCTCCCGACGATGGCAGTTGGCTGGTGCTCTGTGAACTGCAACTCGGCACCCTGACCCGTACGCCTCTCGAGCGTCTCACGGCGCTGGTGAACCAGGCACATCCCGAGGATTGTCGCGGGCAGAATTTGCTGTGTCGCGGTCGCCCCTGGCCAATGCCCGATTGGGAGACCTATCGATTGCTTGAGCGTGCCCACCCGTTGGCCGCTTGGCTTGCCGTTGCGGGGCCACGGCTGCACCATGCCGGCTTCGATTGCATGGGGCTGGGACATGCAATGGCCGAGCTCGACGAACGACTGCAGCAAGCCGGCTTGTTTAGCAACAATATGCGTCAGCAGGGCATCTTTCCCATATCGCATCTACTCGACTATCGTTACTACCCCACCTGCCCCCAGCGCCATGTCTTTGCCGATGGCGATGAGCACCGCATCGACCTGGGCGGTCTGGCCTTGATTCAACGCTGCCTGCCGGGAAGCCAGGAGCGCGCCGCCGAGTTGCTGCTGCCTCAGCACACACGCTGCAAGATCGCATGA
- a CDS encoding inositol monophosphatase family protein, translated as MQLTHRLEIAVRIAQQAGQHIVEARQDRRFSQRYKHGSELVTDVDVAVDTMIAEQLDEHFAGEARLTEELSPEREVLDQPGPLWVIDPIDGTVNFAHGLPHVAVSIAWVENGKTQLGVVHAPFLNETFTAIRGEGAYLNGERIRVAQAESLARSLVATGFPYRRDGRAPLMRRVAAVLAHCQDIRRNGSAALDLCNVACGRLDAYYESVSPWDFAAGLLIAREAGARTGHLYPCPKGIPVDLYGENIIASAPDIHGELASLLKRADEDRHWTPM; from the coding sequence ATGCAACTCACCCATCGTCTTGAGATAGCCGTGCGTATCGCCCAGCAGGCCGGCCAACATATCGTCGAAGCGCGACAGGACCGACGCTTTTCACAGCGCTACAAGCATGGCAGTGAGCTCGTCACCGATGTCGATGTCGCCGTCGACACCATGATTGCCGAGCAACTGGATGAGCATTTTGCTGGCGAGGCGCGCTTGACCGAGGAGCTCTCCCCCGAGCGCGAGGTTCTCGACCAGCCAGGACCGCTCTGGGTAATCGACCCCATCGACGGTACCGTCAACTTCGCCCACGGTCTGCCGCATGTTGCCGTCTCGATCGCCTGGGTCGAGAACGGCAAAACGCAACTTGGCGTGGTGCATGCCCCTTTCCTGAACGAAACCTTTACCGCGATTCGCGGCGAAGGGGCCTATCTCAATGGCGAGCGAATTCGCGTCGCTCAGGCGGAGAGCCTGGCGCGTAGCCTGGTTGCGACTGGTTTCCCTTATCGCCGCGATGGGCGCGCCCCATTGATGCGCCGCGTGGCAGCGGTACTGGCGCACTGTCAGGATATCCGCCGCAACGGTTCGGCGGCGCTGGATCTATGCAACGTCGCCTGTGGGCGTCTCGATGCCTACTACGAAAGCGTCTCGCCCTGGGATTTCGCCGCTGGGTTGCTGATCGCCCGCGAAGCCGGTGCCCGGACCGGACATCTTTACCCCTGCCCCAAGGGCATTCCGGTTGACCTTTATGGCGAGAACATCATTGCCAGCGCTCCTGACATCCATGGTGAGCTCGCCTCCCTGCTCAAGCGTGCCGACGAGGACCGTCACTGGACGCCAATGTGA
- the hybE gene encoding [NiFe]-hydrogenase assembly chaperone HybE, translating to MQVLSAEHYARLQRLARLYQQRHAKEIKRHPRRNPHLTVDMLCFQPLPDGRPEKGELVGALLTPVSLSLAVVTAQPRPIPFPEHEGSEWLVGLANGRYPFILETLGESEWLWHCSLLDDVSDIDTLQEANRLAQQLIERVMSEPGPSPTQSSTGR from the coding sequence ATGCAGGTCTTGAGCGCCGAGCACTACGCCCGCCTTCAACGGCTGGCGCGCCTCTACCAGCAGCGCCATGCCAAGGAGATCAAGCGCCATCCGCGCCGCAATCCCCATCTGACGGTCGATATGCTCTGCTTTCAGCCGCTGCCCGATGGCCGGCCCGAAAAGGGCGAGCTGGTGGGGGCCTTGCTGACCCCGGTATCGCTGTCGCTTGCGGTGGTGACGGCCCAGCCCAGGCCGATCCCCTTCCCAGAGCATGAAGGGAGCGAGTGGCTGGTCGGGCTTGCCAATGGCCGTTACCCTTTCATTCTGGAAACCCTCGGTGAGAGCGAGTGGCTATGGCACTGCTCGCTGCTCGACGATGTGAGCGATATCGACACGCTTCAGGAGGCCAATCGCCTCGCCCAGCAATTGATCGAGCGTGTCATGAGCGAGCCTGGCCCGTCACCGACCCAGTCCTCGACCGGTCGCTAG